One segment of Fimbriiglobus ruber DNA contains the following:
- a CDS encoding glycosyltransferase family 4 protein, with amino-acid sequence MATFPNPLAVTRRLAGRARAWWHGPTGGADFDATDPRQVASFLAAHGVAAVAGPADPHAVNVARRVWELRQDLRQAFPLGLTPAQRRAYAGWLLTYAAREFGLAPASVPAAVIAYFRELAADPSRGLAQSYLWHPEWQAAVPHGLTRFGWDALRRWVAVEYNVGGRWLKAARCPDRFAPWDEVELLWQARPDLRAADLAAAARVGNPDPLLRWLRRQTAVPRPDSRWLDRLAGAIAAGIPAAPAVNMLAHFRVPCGLQEEAVQLIGSLTGAGFRVARRDLTVHYPCDCDDPADYADPELFPITITKTGAGRGLDGLYPPAGLTPRPGVYRIAAWSWELEQFPAEYAAKAALANEVWTPSEFCATAVRKVVTDRPVLAMMPGLATPPAAPAAREAFGLQPGRFLFLFLFDMGSAPERKNFPGLIRAFRKAFRPDEPVDLVLKVSRGEAIPAEYDALRRAAAAAGVTVVNRVMTRAESFALMAACDCYVSLHRAEGFGLTVAEAMLLGKPVVATNYSATTEFLTAGTGLPVDYRLVPVGSNHPPYAADAVWAEPDEDHAAAHMRWVVDHPVEARALGAAAKRHAEVVLSPEAAGRRMADRLRTILADRAGAAS; translated from the coding sequence ATGGCGACGTTCCCGAACCCGCTCGCGGTTACCCGCCGCCTCGCCGGCCGCGCCCGGGCGTGGTGGCACGGGCCGACCGGCGGGGCGGATTTCGACGCCACCGACCCGCGCCAGGTGGCCTCGTTCCTGGCCGCGCATGGCGTCGCGGCCGTCGCGGGGCCGGCCGACCCCCACGCGGTCAACGTCGCGCGACGGGTCTGGGAACTCCGCCAGGATCTGCGGCAAGCCTTCCCGCTCGGGCTCACCCCCGCCCAGCGCCGTGCATACGCCGGCTGGCTGCTGACGTACGCCGCCCGCGAGTTCGGCCTCGCCCCGGCTTCCGTCCCGGCCGCCGTGATCGCGTACTTTCGCGAACTGGCGGCCGACCCGAGCCGCGGGCTCGCGCAATCGTACTTGTGGCACCCGGAGTGGCAGGCCGCCGTCCCGCACGGGCTGACGCGGTTCGGGTGGGACGCCCTCCGCCGGTGGGTCGCGGTCGAATACAACGTCGGCGGCCGGTGGCTGAAGGCGGCCCGCTGCCCGGACCGATTCGCCCCGTGGGACGAGGTCGAATTGCTCTGGCAGGCCCGCCCGGACCTCCGCGCGGCCGACCTCGCGGCGGCGGCCCGGGTCGGGAACCCCGATCCACTCCTCCGGTGGCTTCGCCGACAGACCGCGGTCCCGCGGCCCGACTCGCGGTGGCTCGACCGGCTCGCGGGCGCGATCGCGGCCGGGATACCTGCCGCCCCCGCGGTCAACATGCTCGCACACTTCCGCGTCCCGTGCGGGTTGCAGGAAGAGGCGGTCCAGCTGATCGGCAGCCTGACCGGGGCCGGCTTCCGGGTCGCCCGCCGGGACTTGACCGTCCACTACCCGTGCGATTGCGACGACCCGGCCGACTACGCGGACCCCGAGTTGTTCCCGATCACGATCACGAAGACCGGGGCCGGCCGCGGGCTGGACGGGTTGTACCCGCCGGCCGGGCTGACCCCCCGGCCGGGCGTCTACCGGATCGCGGCGTGGTCGTGGGAGCTGGAACAATTCCCCGCGGAATACGCGGCCAAAGCCGCCCTGGCGAACGAGGTCTGGACCCCGAGCGAATTCTGCGCGACCGCCGTCCGCAAGGTCGTGACCGACCGGCCGGTCCTCGCCATGATGCCCGGGCTCGCCACCCCGCCGGCCGCGCCGGCCGCCCGTGAAGCGTTCGGTCTCCAACCCGGGCGGTTCCTGTTCCTGTTCCTGTTCGACATGGGGAGCGCGCCGGAGCGGAAGAACTTCCCCGGGCTGATCCGGGCGTTCCGGAAGGCGTTCCGCCCCGACGAGCCGGTTGACCTCGTACTCAAGGTGTCCCGCGGGGAAGCCATCCCGGCGGAGTACGACGCCCTCCGGCGGGCCGCGGCGGCCGCCGGCGTCACCGTCGTGAACCGCGTGATGACGCGGGCGGAATCGTTCGCCCTGATGGCCGCCTGTGACTGCTACGTGTCCCTCCACCGGGCCGAGGGGTTCGGTCTCACCGTCGCCGAGGCCATGCTGCTCGGCAAGCCGGTGGTCGCCACGAACTACTCGGCGACCACCGAGTTCCTGACCGCCGGGACCGGCCTCCCAGTCGACTACCGGCTCGTCCCGGTCGGCTCGAACCACCCGCCGTACGCGGCCGACGCGGTCTGGGCCGAACCGGACGAGGACCACGCTGCGGCTCACATGCGGTGGGTCGTCGACCACCCGGTCGAGGCGCGGGCTCTCGGGGCCGCCGCCAAGCGGCACGCCGAAGTGGTCCTCTCGCCGGAGGCGGCCGGGCGGCGAATGGCCGACCGCCTCCGCACGATTCTCGCCGACCGCGCGGGGGCCGCGTCGTGA
- a CDS encoding glycosyltransferase — MSVSVPPLPAPPGEQVFVERFPEPITGWVMVGAGASWTAGTFPESLEVEIRYDGEPRVRADVRAPEPGRYEFGLHAPAEPDARRLTVALLGGGVEVTLFDGAIADLKDRGAAPAPDAPPARPMPRWLSPVVTLGKSLASGECFSASWWGARVTRYRAMVTKARQRVRDKLMIRERFAPWAPHDAYVARTALSPDDLRAMTDRAARFRFKPTFSILCPVYNVDPKWLRAAVGSVLAQAYPHWELCLADDASTDPATRAALDQLPRDPRIKLVRRPENGHICAATNSAADLATGEFVALMDNDDELAPHALFAVAEFLQSHPDADLIYSDEDKIDAAGHRCDPQFKPDWSPELLLSYNYVNHFTVVRRTVFEKVGRFRAGYEGSQDHDLLLRATERTDRVHHVPQILYHWRALDTSTAAAAGVKTYVHTAGRQAVEDARTRRKLAASLYVPPFAEKLGLPILGLDGPDRGPTVAVVVRGTAADAARTVRAIKQTTTYANYTTYLVIDAAVPADALNRIAAGRSEDFLLFLEAGIEPADPRWLSRLMTYLRIPGVGAAGGLILTGDGRIASAGTVLGAANGAAPADAFGGIKPEPVSYYFYAEVARDVSAPGRGCLLTPRAVFDRAGGFDADRFGQTLYDVDYALRLAGLGLRAVHVGGAELKWTGPDAARAAAPAELRALRAAHGSAPDPYYNPNLSPWDSFAPRPDAPHLVPATPAAPVRVLFATHNLTAYEGAPKIIQDVAVDLTRRRIVAGAVYAPAAGRAAAAYEAAGIPVHAPGQATPLPYAKRFIDGQWTPAEYETAQRDLGRLLREVKPRVVVANTLGMFPLVEAAARHGIPGILAIQESYPEPLFARAFSPYGRWRCERAFLFADRVIFASRSCAALYARLDGRKNFEVIHNGLSAGPFDAFQRATSKGAAVAQLPGPADKTNGRLRVVAVGTVCERKAQHVLVEAAALVARKRRDLTCYLVGAREGLPYLSYVRNLIRSRGLEDVVVPVGETDNVWTFLRAADVFVCASYVEAFSLSVLEAEAFSLPVVSTPCGGLDEQVVWGRSALKFDFGRADQLADHLLKLAEAPAYRAEMGRQSRAAFDLALTAAGMTDRYARAILAAARVPAGVRADQAVARAA; from the coding sequence GTGTCCGTGTCCGTCCCGCCACTCCCCGCGCCGCCCGGCGAACAGGTGTTCGTCGAACGGTTCCCGGAGCCGATCACCGGTTGGGTGATGGTCGGCGCCGGCGCGAGCTGGACCGCGGGCACGTTTCCCGAGTCGCTGGAAGTCGAGATCCGCTACGACGGCGAGCCGCGCGTCCGGGCTGACGTCCGCGCGCCGGAGCCGGGACGCTACGAGTTCGGCCTCCACGCCCCGGCCGAGCCCGATGCCCGACGCCTGACCGTGGCCTTGCTCGGCGGCGGGGTCGAGGTCACGCTGTTTGATGGGGCGATCGCGGACTTGAAGGACCGCGGCGCGGCTCCCGCGCCAGATGCCCCGCCCGCCCGGCCGATGCCGCGATGGCTGTCGCCTGTCGTGACGCTGGGCAAGAGTCTCGCGTCCGGCGAATGCTTCTCGGCGAGTTGGTGGGGGGCGCGGGTGACGCGGTACCGCGCGATGGTGACCAAGGCCCGCCAGCGCGTCCGCGACAAGTTGATGATCCGCGAGCGGTTCGCCCCGTGGGCTCCGCACGACGCCTACGTCGCCCGGACCGCGCTTTCGCCCGACGACCTGCGGGCGATGACCGACCGCGCCGCCCGGTTCCGGTTCAAGCCGACGTTCAGCATCCTTTGCCCGGTCTACAACGTCGACCCGAAGTGGCTCCGGGCGGCGGTCGGCTCGGTCCTCGCGCAGGCGTACCCGCACTGGGAACTCTGCCTGGCGGACGACGCCTCGACCGACCCAGCCACCCGCGCCGCCCTCGATCAGCTGCCGCGCGACCCGCGGATCAAGCTCGTCCGGCGGCCGGAGAACGGCCACATCTGCGCGGCCACCAACTCGGCCGCCGACCTCGCGACCGGTGAATTCGTTGCCCTCATGGATAACGACGACGAACTGGCCCCGCACGCCCTGTTCGCCGTCGCCGAGTTCCTCCAGTCGCACCCGGACGCCGACCTGATTTACTCGGACGAAGACAAAATCGACGCCGCCGGCCACCGTTGTGATCCGCAGTTCAAGCCCGACTGGTCGCCGGAACTGCTCCTCAGTTACAACTACGTCAACCACTTCACCGTCGTCCGCCGGACGGTGTTCGAGAAGGTCGGGCGGTTCCGCGCCGGGTACGAGGGCTCGCAGGACCACGACCTGCTGCTGCGGGCCACGGAGCGGACCGACCGCGTCCACCACGTCCCGCAGATCCTTTACCACTGGCGGGCACTGGACACGTCCACCGCGGCGGCGGCCGGCGTCAAAACCTACGTCCACACGGCCGGCCGACAAGCCGTCGAGGACGCCCGCACCCGGCGCAAGCTCGCGGCCTCGCTGTACGTCCCGCCGTTCGCGGAAAAGCTCGGCCTGCCGATCCTCGGGCTCGACGGCCCGGACCGCGGGCCGACGGTCGCGGTCGTCGTCCGCGGGACCGCGGCGGACGCCGCCCGCACCGTCCGCGCGATAAAGCAGACCACCACTTACGCGAACTACACGACCTACCTTGTGATCGACGCGGCGGTCCCGGCGGACGCCCTCAACCGCATCGCCGCGGGCCGCTCGGAAGACTTCTTACTGTTCCTCGAAGCCGGGATCGAACCGGCCGACCCGCGCTGGCTGTCGCGGCTCATGACCTACCTCCGCATCCCCGGCGTCGGGGCGGCGGGCGGGCTGATCCTCACCGGCGATGGGCGGATCGCGTCGGCCGGCACCGTGCTCGGGGCGGCGAACGGGGCCGCGCCCGCCGATGCGTTCGGGGGAATTAAGCCGGAGCCGGTGAGTTACTACTTTTACGCCGAGGTCGCGCGGGACGTGTCCGCGCCCGGCCGCGGCTGCCTGCTCACCCCCCGGGCCGTCTTCGACCGGGCCGGCGGGTTCGACGCCGACCGCTTTGGGCAGACGTTGTACGACGTCGATTACGCGCTGCGACTCGCCGGCCTCGGGCTGCGTGCCGTCCACGTCGGCGGGGCGGAGTTGAAGTGGACCGGCCCGGACGCCGCCCGGGCGGCCGCGCCGGCCGAACTCCGTGCCCTCCGCGCGGCCCACGGCTCCGCGCCGGACCCGTATTACAACCCGAACCTGTCCCCCTGGGATTCGTTCGCCCCCCGGCCGGACGCGCCGCACCTCGTCCCCGCGACCCCGGCCGCCCCCGTGCGGGTGCTGTTCGCTACCCATAATCTGACTGCATACGAGGGCGCGCCGAAGATCATTCAGGACGTTGCTGTCGACCTGACCCGCCGGCGGATCGTGGCGGGCGCCGTCTACGCACCCGCGGCCGGCCGGGCTGCTGCCGCTTACGAAGCCGCGGGCATCCCGGTCCACGCGCCGGGGCAGGCGACCCCGCTGCCTTACGCCAAGCGGTTCATCGACGGCCAGTGGACGCCGGCCGAATACGAGACCGCCCAGCGCGACCTGGGCCGGTTGCTCCGCGAGGTGAAGCCGCGGGTGGTGGTGGCGAACACGCTCGGCATGTTCCCGCTGGTCGAGGCCGCGGCCCGGCACGGCATCCCCGGCATCCTGGCGATCCAGGAGAGCTACCCGGAACCGCTGTTCGCCCGGGCGTTCAGCCCGTACGGCCGGTGGCGGTGTGAGCGGGCGTTCCTGTTCGCGGACCGGGTGATCTTCGCCTCCCGGTCGTGCGCGGCGCTGTACGCGCGGCTGGACGGGCGGAAGAATTTCGAGGTGATCCACAACGGCCTGTCCGCCGGCCCGTTCGACGCCTTCCAGCGAGCCACATCGAAGGGCGCCGCGGTCGCCCAGCTGCCCGGACCGGCCGATAAAACAAACGGCCGGCTCCGCGTCGTGGCCGTGGGGACGGTCTGCGAACGGAAGGCGCAGCACGTCCTCGTCGAGGCGGCCGCATTGGTGGCCCGCAAGCGCCGCGACCTGACGTGTTACCTCGTCGGGGCGCGTGAGGGGTTGCCGTACCTGAGCTACGTCCGCAATCTGATCCGGTCGCGGGGGCTGGAAGACGTTGTGGTTCCGGTCGGCGAGACGGACAATGTCTGGACGTTCCTGCGGGCGGCCGACGTGTTCGTCTGCGCGTCGTACGTCGAGGCGTTCAGCCTGTCGGTGCTGGAGGCCGAGGCGTTCAGCTTACCGGTCGTCTCGACGCCATGCGGCGGGCTCGACGAGCAGGTCGTCTGGGGCCGGTCCGCGCTAAAGTTCGACTTCGGCCGCGCGGACCAACTGGCTGACCACCTGTTGAAGCTAGCCGAAGCCCCGGCGTACCGGGCCGAGATGGGCCGGCAGAGCCGGGCGGCGTTCGACCTGGCCCTCACGGCCGCCGGCATGACGGACCGATACGCCCGGGCGATCCTCGCGGCGGCCCGGGTGCCGGCCGGCGTTCGCGCGGATCAGGCTGTCGCGCGGGCGGCGTGA
- a CDS encoding DNA-directed RNA polymerase subunit alpha C-terminal domain-containing protein, whose amino-acid sequence MIQFFLGHIAQAVEHLKQSDGPLAAFYLGRAYAQHGHFDDALKAFEKAEKSGYAAQQVQLQRAGVLRQQNHAGEAKAILVKLKDMAAHNSEFHYQEGGLAEAEGDTPRAAKSYERAVELDPSHTASLFRLGFLNDLTGNDHDAISYYEKCLKHPPVGKGTLYNLGVLYEDNGQFDKAADCYRRLQRADPLDERARLFCKDAEASLTQYYSPEDEQISVQFRQVMEIPITDFELSVRSRNCLKRMNIRTLGDLTRVTEPQLLASKNFGETSLEEIKIIMTQKGLRIGQSLEQGQQYEMRYRPQQNLSPEEQATLNKPVSELNLSVRARKCMNRLNIATLGELCQRTSDELLEAKNFGITSLNEVKEKLTSYGLKLRGD is encoded by the coding sequence GTGATCCAGTTCTTCCTCGGGCACATCGCCCAGGCCGTCGAACACCTGAAACAGTCGGACGGGCCGCTGGCCGCGTTCTACCTCGGCCGCGCGTACGCCCAGCACGGGCACTTCGACGACGCCCTGAAGGCGTTCGAGAAGGCCGAGAAGTCCGGGTACGCGGCCCAGCAGGTCCAGCTCCAGCGGGCCGGGGTGCTTCGGCAGCAGAACCACGCCGGGGAAGCCAAGGCGATCCTGGTCAAGCTCAAGGACATGGCCGCCCACAACTCCGAGTTCCACTATCAGGAGGGCGGGCTCGCCGAGGCCGAGGGGGATACGCCCCGGGCCGCCAAGAGCTACGAGCGGGCCGTCGAACTCGACCCGTCGCACACCGCCTCGCTGTTCCGCCTCGGGTTCTTGAACGACCTCACCGGGAACGACCACGACGCCATCAGCTACTACGAGAAGTGCCTCAAGCACCCGCCGGTCGGGAAAGGCACCCTGTACAACCTCGGCGTGCTGTACGAAGACAACGGCCAGTTCGACAAGGCGGCCGACTGCTACCGCCGGCTCCAGCGGGCCGACCCGCTCGACGAGCGGGCCCGGCTGTTCTGCAAGGACGCCGAGGCGTCCCTGACCCAGTACTACAGCCCGGAAGACGAGCAGATCAGCGTCCAGTTCCGGCAGGTGATGGAAATCCCGATCACCGACTTCGAACTGTCCGTCCGCAGCCGCAACTGCCTGAAGCGGATGAACATCCGGACGCTCGGCGACCTGACCCGGGTGACCGAGCCGCAACTGCTGGCGAGCAAGAACTTCGGCGAGACGTCGCTCGAAGAGATCAAGATCATCATGACCCAGAAGGGCCTGCGGATCGGCCAGTCGCTGGAGCAAGGCCAGCAGTACGAGATGCGGTACCGCCCGCAGCAGAACCTGTCCCCGGAAGAGCAGGCGACGCTGAACAAGCCGGTGAGCGAGCTGAACCTGTCCGTCCGCGCCCGCAAGTGCATGAACCGGCTGAACATCGCCACCCTCGGCGAACTCTGCCAGCGGACCTCGGACGAACTGCTCGAAGCCAAGAACTTCGGGATCACGTCGCTGAACGAAGTGAAGGAAAAGCTCACGTCCTACGGGCTGAAACTGCGGGGCGACTGA
- a CDS encoding L-2-amino-thiazoline-4-carboxylic acid hydrolase, translating to MATPTPIPLLRQREIEAGVIAPLVRAFAAEVGDGRAREIVAGVIRELAEQGGCAAAVAVGGSDLAHLRRVVDRWREGGALELDVLRDDDEALEFDVVRCQFAEMYRRLGLADLGPVLSCGRDAAMIAGFNPAIHFTRTQTIMEGAPHCNFRYRAATPPAESAGTEQ from the coding sequence GTGGCTACACCGACCCCAATTCCCCTGCTCCGCCAGCGCGAAATCGAAGCGGGCGTGATCGCACCTTTGGTCCGGGCGTTCGCCGCCGAAGTTGGTGACGGGCGGGCGCGGGAAATCGTGGCCGGGGTAATCCGCGAGTTGGCCGAACAGGGCGGCTGCGCGGCGGCCGTGGCGGTCGGTGGAAGCGACTTGGCCCACCTGCGTCGAGTCGTCGACCGGTGGCGCGAGGGCGGGGCGCTCGAATTGGATGTCTTACGGGACGATGACGAGGCGCTGGAATTCGACGTGGTTCGTTGTCAGTTCGCCGAAATGTACCGGCGGCTCGGGTTGGCCGACTTGGGACCCGTTCTTTCCTGCGGCCGCGATGCGGCGATGATCGCCGGGTTCAACCCGGCGATCCACTTCACCCGCACGCAAACGATCATGGAAGGGGCGCCGCACTGCAACTTTCGTTACCGTGCCGCGACCCCGCCCGCCGAATCCGCCGGTACAGAACAGTAA